One window of the Prochlorococcus marinus CUG1438 genome contains the following:
- the dusB gene encoding tRNA dihydrouridine synthase DusB — protein sequence MSSNIKLKGRGINRIITSKVMLSPLAGVTDNIFRRLVRKWAPNSLLFTEMINATSLKKGFGAQKINQIDLEEGPVGVQIFDNRPYAVSEAAKQAEDSGAFLIDINMGCPVKKIAKKGGGSALIKDRKLAIELVKNVVKAVKVPVTVKTRLGWDSKEENIEDFLFKLQDAGATMITLHGRTRKQGFSGKSDWEMIGKLKKMLEIPVIANGDIKNSDDALNCLKKTNADGVMIGRGILGSPWKIGEIDYAIRENKNFKEPNTEEKLYLIIEHLDELIKEKGDHGLLIARKHISWTCKDFKGASNLRNNLVRAVDKNEVKNLIIKMIKTLNNEKNTLA from the coding sequence ATGTCTTCAAATATAAAGCTAAAAGGAAGGGGAATTAACAGGATAATTACGAGTAAGGTCATGCTATCACCATTAGCAGGAGTTACGGATAACATTTTTAGGCGACTTGTACGTAAATGGGCTCCAAACTCTTTACTTTTTACAGAAATGATAAATGCCACAAGTCTTAAAAAAGGATTTGGAGCACAAAAAATCAATCAAATAGATTTAGAAGAAGGTCCAGTTGGAGTACAAATATTTGATAATAGGCCATATGCTGTTTCTGAAGCCGCGAAACAAGCTGAGGACTCTGGAGCATTCTTAATTGATATAAATATGGGATGTCCAGTAAAAAAAATTGCAAAGAAAGGTGGAGGCAGTGCCTTAATTAAAGACCGAAAACTTGCTATAGAATTAGTCAAAAATGTTGTAAAAGCTGTTAAGGTTCCAGTAACAGTAAAAACACGACTCGGATGGGATAGTAAAGAAGAAAATATAGAGGATTTCTTATTTAAACTACAAGATGCGGGAGCAACGATGATCACACTTCATGGAAGAACTAGAAAACAGGGTTTTTCAGGCAAATCAGATTGGGAAATGATCGGGAAACTTAAAAAGATGTTAGAAATCCCAGTAATTGCTAATGGAGATATCAAAAATTCAGATGACGCTCTTAATTGTTTAAAAAAAACAAATGCTGATGGTGTAATGATTGGCCGAGGAATTTTAGGATCCCCATGGAAAATAGGAGAAATAGATTATGCCATTAGAGAAAATAAGAATTTTAAAGAACCAAACACAGAAGAAAAACTATATTTAATTATTGAGCATCTTGATGAGTTAATAAAAGAAAAAGGAGATCACGGATTGTTAATTGCAAGGAAACATATCTCATGGACATGTAAAGACTTTAAAGGAGCATCAAATTTGAGAAATAACTTGGTTAGAGCTGTTGATAAAAATGAAGTTAAAAATTTAATAATTAAAATGATTAAAACTTTGAATAATGAAAAAAATACATTAGCTTGA
- a CDS encoding DUF2470 domain-containing protein — protein MKIISKETSKRVCDHMNNDHIDSVHKYLIHYGKISRFESAYMEEINNSYMKINYDGQSAIINFKNEISEEEIHSTLVSMIKEIK, from the coding sequence ATGAAAATTATTAGTAAAGAAACCAGTAAAAGAGTTTGTGATCATATGAACAATGATCACATTGATTCGGTTCATAAATATCTTATTCATTATGGAAAGATATCAAGGTTTGAGAGTGCTTATATGGAAGAAATTAATAACAGTTATATGAAAATCAATTACGATGGACAGTCAGCAATTATCAATTTTAAAAATGAAATATCTGAAGAAGAAATTCATTCAACTTTAGTATCAATGATTAAAGAGATTAAATAA
- a CDS encoding translation initiation factor IF-2 N-terminal domain-containing protein, translated as MKGLRVLELSEALNVDSSDLLAVCAILKIKATSRLSMLSFEECKKITDYYENKN; from the coding sequence ATGAAAGGTCTTAGGGTTCTAGAGCTTTCTGAAGCACTTAATGTTGATAGCTCAGACTTATTAGCTGTTTGTGCAATTCTAAAAATAAAAGCCACATCTAGATTAAGCATGCTTTCATTTGAAGAATGTAAAAAGATAACTGATTACTATGAAAATAAAAATTAG
- a CDS encoding acyl-CoA thioesterase, whose protein sequence is MNSKPVWKIEKIVLPQHADHAGVMWHGKYFNWLEESRINALSEVGISYFELTKNGLDLPLINTSIKYKSPLFLGEKITIESAFNIDKSPRINVISKFLNKKNKILTIAEVNLVLVNKQNFSIIRKRPDFLSEAFSKLNG, encoded by the coding sequence ATGAACTCAAAACCAGTTTGGAAAATAGAAAAAATTGTTTTACCTCAACATGCAGATCATGCAGGCGTGATGTGGCACGGTAAATATTTCAATTGGCTTGAAGAAAGCCGAATAAATGCACTTTCAGAAGTAGGCATAAGTTATTTCGAACTAACTAAAAATGGTTTAGATTTACCTTTAATCAATACTTCAATAAAATATAAATCTCCTTTATTTCTTGGTGAAAAAATAACAATCGAGAGCGCATTCAATATTGATAAAAGTCCTAGGATTAATGTAATTTCAAAATTTCTTAACAAGAAAAATAAAATCTTAACGATTGCTGAAGTCAATTTAGTTTTAGTAAATAAACAGAATTTTTCTATAATAAGAAAAAGGCCAGATTTCTTATCGGAAGCCTTTAGTAAATTAAACGGTTGA
- a CDS encoding restriction endonuclease, with amino-acid sequence MKIFFILIISIIFLIFIIVRDYQIRKRKFKLNNALNSNFFIQTINNIIEENKYNLLEERIRLREIDAYGNEDYKKWIGNPPLVEKAIEKNIFNGSKRFKEGIPYFWEKVILKKFGNMELFFEKWRSYCHENPTIDDEIIGSIRKLETEDWFVFIASQIEKSCLNLIEKNYSSKNKENYKKGIRFENHCMEILKQNGWEVKETPNTGDQGVDLIASINDLRICIQCKDHEKAIGNKAVQEISAGKLFWKGTHAIIVSKSGFTKSAHQLAQSNKVELINEYQLKDLKKFIF; translated from the coding sequence ATGAAAATTTTTTTTATTTTAATTATTTCTATAATTTTTTTAATTTTTATAATTGTAAGGGATTATCAAATTAGAAAGAGAAAGTTTAAATTAAATAATGCCTTAAATTCCAATTTCTTTATTCAAACAATTAATAATATAATAGAAGAAAATAAATACAATTTGTTAGAGGAGAGGATCAGATTAAGGGAAATAGATGCTTACGGTAACGAGGATTATAAAAAATGGATTGGTAATCCACCTCTTGTTGAAAAAGCCATTGAGAAAAATATATTTAATGGATCCAAGCGATTTAAAGAGGGTATACCATACTTCTGGGAAAAAGTAATTTTAAAAAAATTTGGAAATATGGAATTATTTTTCGAAAAGTGGAGATCGTATTGTCATGAAAATCCTACTATTGATGATGAGATAATTGGATCTATTAGAAAGCTCGAGACTGAAGATTGGTTTGTATTCATAGCAAGTCAAATAGAGAAATCATGCTTAAACCTAATAGAAAAAAACTACTCAAGTAAAAACAAGGAAAACTACAAAAAAGGTATTAGATTTGAAAATCATTGTATGGAAATTCTCAAACAAAATGGCTGGGAAGTAAAAGAAACCCCTAATACAGGAGATCAAGGGGTTGACTTAATTGCGTCAATAAATGATTTGAGAATATGTATTCAATGCAAAGATCATGAAAAAGCTATTGGAAATAAAGCAGTTCAGGAAATTTCAGCTGGTAAATTATTTTGGAAAGGCACACATGCAATAATTGTTTCAAAATCTGGCTTTACAAAGTCCGCTCATCAACTAGCACAATCAAATAAAGTGGAACTAATAAATGAATATCAATTAAAAGATTTAAAAAAGTTTATTTTTTAA
- a CDS encoding MAPEG family protein has translation MQVTFAWSLCLSVGVVLLSIIPLTIGRVKAGYSVENMAAPRALFDELPSFGKRAVWCHQNCWESISLHAPACLLCLITLTDSNIAIIASLIHPIFRFLYIGAYVFNIPTARGLMWASGIFTTLLLYKEGLTQLI, from the coding sequence ATGCAAGTAACTTTCGCCTGGAGCCTTTGTCTATCCGTTGGAGTTGTTTTATTATCAATTATTCCATTAACTATTGGGAGAGTTAAAGCAGGATATTCTGTTGAAAATATGGCGGCTCCAAGGGCTTTATTCGATGAATTACCTTCTTTTGGTAAAAGAGCAGTTTGGTGTCACCAAAATTGTTGGGAAAGTATTTCCCTACATGCACCCGCATGTCTTCTCTGCTTGATTACTTTAACTGACTCTAATATCGCAATAATTGCATCATTGATTCATCCTATTTTTCGTTTTTTATATATTGGTGCATATGTATTTAATATCCCAACAGCTAGAGGTTTAATGTGGGCCTCAGGAATTTTTACAACACTTTTGCTTTATAAAGAGGGCTTAACACAATTGATATAA
- a CDS encoding DUF1330 domain-containing protein: MTKSYWLKKISIPNADLFLEYIRTVLPWIKSVGGVIVKRDMIQESTSNEWDGGQLGLVIEFESKFAAKKAFYSEVFQKYLQSRDLMDLVTISTL; the protein is encoded by the coding sequence ATGACAAAGAGCTATTGGCTAAAGAAAATTTCAATTCCAAATGCTGATTTATTTCTGGAATATATAAGGACAGTATTGCCTTGGATTAAATCTGTGGGAGGAGTAATAGTAAAAAGAGATATGATACAAGAATCAACCTCAAACGAATGGGATGGAGGGCAACTTGGATTAGTTATAGAATTCGAATCAAAATTTGCTGCTAAAAAAGCATTTTATTCTGAAGTATTCCAAAAATATCTTCAGTCCAGAGATTTAATGGACTTAGTTACTATAAGTACTCTTTAA
- a CDS encoding Nif11 family protein, whose product MSDKDLSNFLKKIEQLNQIAELIKNNPSKKLSLSKCKNHDEVIKLTTEWGFEIGKRWGEY is encoded by the coding sequence ATGTCAGATAAAGATCTAAGTAATTTTCTAAAAAAGATAGAGCAACTGAATCAAATTGCTGAGCTAATAAAAAATAATCCTAGTAAAAAGTTGTCCCTTTCAAAATGCAAAAATCATGATGAAGTAATTAAATTAACCACTGAATGGGGTTTTGAGATTGGTAAAAGGTGGGGAGAATATTGA
- a CDS encoding pilus assembly protein encodes MKEIGEIKSDIYKIAAVTDRGQRLNKLISPMYKEKTNEMDELIKALKNFSFEISEKSLSGEWELIFSNVELFRSSPFFLAIEKALNDEFKSNLFFKLHQLQVGSFGISTIGRIAQKIDFDKKEFISTFDTTIFGLTTIPILGWFKLFPTFGGRVITLASDLVLRNNLLDMNLQKTKVSKVDGLNKIPLFSELLMDRWYPVKEVWNKLPWNKESPNCQVSIVYLDEEMRIMQDMYGSIFIYIRPSISLLNSNAISNN; translated from the coding sequence ATGAAAGAAATTGGAGAGATAAAGTCAGATATATATAAAATAGCTGCTGTAACAGATAGAGGGCAAAGATTAAATAAATTAATTTCTCCTATGTATAAGGAAAAAACTAATGAAATGGATGAATTGATTAAAGCTCTTAAAAACTTTAGTTTTGAAATATCAGAAAAATCATTATCTGGAGAGTGGGAATTGATTTTTTCTAATGTTGAATTATTTCGAAGTTCTCCTTTCTTCCTTGCTATTGAAAAGGCATTAAATGATGAATTCAAAAGTAATCTTTTTTTTAAATTACATCAATTGCAAGTAGGATCTTTTGGTATATCTACTATTGGTAGAATTGCTCAAAAGATTGATTTTGACAAAAAAGAATTTATATCTACTTTTGACACTACAATATTCGGGCTCACAACAATTCCTATCTTAGGTTGGTTCAAACTATTTCCTACTTTTGGTGGAAGAGTAATAACCCTAGCAAGTGATTTAGTTTTAAGAAATAATTTACTTGATATGAACTTACAAAAGACAAAAGTTTCCAAAGTTGATGGACTTAATAAGATTCCATTATTTAGTGAATTACTTATGGATAGATGGTATCCAGTTAAAGAGGTATGGAATAAATTACCTTGGAATAAAGAATCGCCTAATTGCCAGGTTTCAATTGTATATTTAGATGAAGAAATGAGAATTATGCAGGATATGTATGGGTCTATTTTTATTTATATAAGGCCTTCAATTTCTTTATTGAATTCAAATGCAATATCTAATAATTAA